A window of Hordeum vulgare subsp. vulgare chromosome 5H, MorexV3_pseudomolecules_assembly, whole genome shotgun sequence genomic DNA:
atacatagatcctatctcggacttcatggcctccagccatttgttggaatccgggcccaccattgcttcttcataattcgcaggttcattgttgtctaacaacatgattgataagacaggattacagtaccactcaggagtagtacgtgatcttgtcgacctgcaaggtccgataggaacttgatccgaagtttcatgatcatcatcatgaacttcctcctcaaccggtgtcgcttcgatagaggtttccccctgccctgcgccaccatctagaaggattagaggtttgacaacctcatcaagttctatcttcctcccactcaattctttcgagagaaactccttctcaagaaaacctccgttcttagcaacaaatactttgccctcgaatttgagatagaaggtgtacccaactgtctcctttgggtaacctataaagacgcacctttccgttttgggttccagctttttaggctgaagctttttgacataagcatcacatccccaaactttaagaaacgacaatttcggtcttttgccataccacagttcgtatggtgttgtctcaacagattttgatggtgccctatttaaagtgaatgcagctgtctctaatgcataaccccaaaacgacaacggcaaatcggtaagagacatcatagatcgcaccatttctaacaaagtacgattacgacgttcggacacaccattacgctgtggtgttccaggcggtgtcaattgttaaacaattccacattgtcttaagtgagcaccaaactcgaaactcagatattcacccccacgatcagaacgtaggaacttgatcttcttgttatgatgattttcaacttcactctgagattgcttgaacttctcaaacgtttcagacttgtgcttcatcaagtagatatatccatacctacttaaatcgttagtgaaggtgagaaaataatgatatcctccgtgcacctccacactcatcggaccgcacacatcagtatgtatgatttccaacaagtcacttgcacgctccattgttccggagaacggagtcttagtcatcttgcccatgaggcatggttcacacgtgtcaagtgattcaaaatcaagtgactccaaaatcccatcggaatggagtttcttcatgcactttacaccaatatgacctaagctgcagtgccacaaaaacatggcgctatcattgtttactctacatcttttggtctcaatgttatgtatatgtgtatcatcgctatcaagattcaatatgaacaatcctctcacattaggtgcatgaccataaaatatattactcatagaaatagaacaacaattattctctgacttaaacgagtaaccgtctcgcaataaacaagatccagatataatgttcatgcttaacgcaggcactagataacaattatttaagttcataactaatcttgatggtaactgaagtgagactgtgccgacggcgatttcatcaaccttggaaccatttcccatgcgcatcgtcacttcatcctttgccagcctttgtttattccgcagttcctacttcgagttgcaaatatgagcaacataaccggtatcaaatacccaggcactattacgagagttggttaagtacacatcaataacatgtatatcaaatatacctgatttttccttggccaccttcttatcacccaaatacttggggcagttgcgcttccagtaacccagtcccttgcaataataacactctgtttcaggcttaggtccatccttgggtttcttcgtcggattggcaatcggcttgccgctcttcttggagttacccttcttgcctttgtcatttctcttgaaaccagtggtcttattgaccatcaacacttgatgctctttccggagttctgactctgcgactttcagcatcgcgaataactcgccgtgtgacttgttcatcccttgcatgttatagttcaatacaaagctcttatagctaggtggaagtgattgaagaattctgtcagtgatagcctcttgcgggagttcaatccccagctcagctagacggtttgagtacccagacattttgagcacatgttcactggcagaggaattctcctccatcttgcaagcatagaatttatcgaaggtctcatacctctcgatccgggcgttcgtctgaaagataaacttcaactcttggaacatctcatatgctccatgacgctcaaagcgacgttgaagtcccggctctaagccatacaagactgcacattgaactactgagtagtcctccttacgtgttaaccaaaacatcttggctagacgtagcgggtggttcatctcctagcgcatcattaaggacataatccttcttcccagcttgcaggagcagctttagattacgagcccagtctacaaagttgcttccatcatctttcaacttagctttatctaggaacgtattaaaaatcAGGGtgactactgcgtgagccattgatctacaacacaaatattgcaaagtggacttagactatgtttaagataattagagtttaactaatcaaattactgataaactcccactcaaaaagtacatatctctagtcatttgagtggtacatgatgcaaattcactaactcaagtccgatcatcatgtgagttgagaatagtttcagtggtaagcttctctacgctaatcatatcaactatacgattcatgcttgacctttcggtctcatgtgttccgaggccatgtctgcacatgctaggctcaccaagtttaacccgagtgttccgcgtgtgcaactgttttgcacccgttgtatgtgaacattgagtctatcacacccgataatcacgtggtgtctcggaacgacgaactgtcgcaatggtgcacagtcggggagaacacaatttcatcttgaaattttagtgagagatcaccttataatgctaccgtcgttctaagcaaaataaggtgcataaaaggattaacatcacatgcaattcataagtgacataatatggccatcatcttgtgcttcttgatctccatcaactaAGCATtgtcatgatcttcttgtcaccggcgccacaccatgatctccatcatcatgatctccatcatcgtgcctccatcgaggttgtcgtgctatctatgctattactactaaagctacgacctagcaatatagtaaacacatctgcaaacacaaatgttagtttaaagacaaccctatggctcctgccggttgccgtagcatcaacgtgcatgtcgatattaactattacaacatgatcatctcatacatccaatatatcacatcacgtcattggccatatcatatcacaagcacacccggcaaaaacaagttagacgtcctctaattcgttgttgcatgttttacgtggttgctatgtgtatctagtatgattgcatcttacttacacaaaaaccacaacggagatgtgcaaattgctatttagcctctctccaaggaccgcctcggtcaaaaccaattccactaaagttgaagaaacaggcacccgccagtcatctttatgcaacgagttgcatgttagtcgaagaAACCAGTCcctcataagcgtacgaataatgtcggtccgggccgcttcaatccaacaataccgtcgaatcgagaaaagactaaggaggtcagcaaatcgaacatcaacatccacaaaaccttttgcgttctactcgagataacatctacgcgtgaacctagctcatgatgccacagttggggaatgctgcatgggaaacaaaaaatttcctacgcacaggaagacctatcatggtgatgtccatctacgagaggagattagatctacgtacccttgtagatcgctaagcgggaagcattaagaaacgtggttgatgtagtggtacggcttcgtgattcaaatcaccgtcttcccacgatccgtcccacgatccattccgatctagtgccgaacggtcggccttcttgatcgatgagttctccggcagcgtgacggaactcctgtggtggtgatgatctactcctgtagggctccgcccgagctccgcagaaatccgatctagaggtaaaactatgtggaataggtttgagttgcacgtggcaaagttgtttctcaaaaaccctaaaaccacaagtatatataggaggaggggaggggctagccttggggcacaagggccccaagggtgtgccagccaaagggggaggaggactcctcctccaattccaagATTCAAGTCCTAATGCTCGTATTATCTCTGGATTTATTATTTTAAGATTTTCGGTGATAAACAttcagtgggaggagacgttcCCGTCGACGACGAGGCGCCTATGATGACTTCGTAAGATATTTCGGCTTAGTTTTTCGAAGGTGCTTATGAGGGTAGGATGTGCGTATGTGCATTCGTATGAATGAGTGTATGCGTATTTATATAAACACTTAAGTCTGTACTATGTTAAAAAGACTAAAAACTATACATATACATTGACTATTATTAGTTATACACATTAAGCACACATAAACACAATGAAAGGTAGTAAAAATTATAATAAAACACTACATGGCAGCCCCACACGCAACTTTGTTTAACAAGCATCACACTTCCTCTCTTAGAAAAGAAAGCAAAATCTCCCTTGATCAATCAGCAACTTATTGGATTTCTAATGGCATGCTTTCTAGTACAATTTTATCTTGATCCCAAGAGAAGATAATAAGTAATGTTAGGACATGTATAATGATGCTATCTTAGGTATGTCACGTATGATAAATGTTGAGATGGCGGAGAAAGAAATTATAAAAAATGCTTGTTTTCTCTTATTTAAGAAATCATCTCTTAGCACAATACATCTCACCATGTTTTAAGAAATAACTAGTTATTGAAGGTAAGACTAAGAAATAATCCATTGTAAACATGCTTTTATTGTGATCTTCAAATTACGTACAAAACTTAAGACAAAATTGTCTTATCAACCACTACACATGCCCTTATAGAACGAGTTGTTTTCTAGTCTTATCTTCAATAAGTGGATGTGTCTAAATATGTGGTGTTGTTAAGAGATTATCTCTTAAGCAAGAGAAGACAAGTTTTTTTTAATGTTTTCTCCTTTCTTTATCTTAACATTTATCTTACATGACACTTCTAAAATAACACTGCCGTAAACACCTAATTTCCTATTCTTATTAAACATTCAAGATAGATTGTGGAAACAATAAAACGGATTATTCACATGTAGTTACAATCCAGATGATTTATGTCCACCTCACAGAAAAGGGCACAATTTAATAGCTTAAATTTCACAATAAAATGGATAACCATATTCAAAATATTGAATAGCGTGGATTGATAAATCGGATTATCCTATTGTATACTAGCCAATCTTATTCATTCTAATAACCGGACTTTATTTGAACCCATTGTGTGTTCATGTTAGatcttttatactccctccgataTGAATTAATTGATGCAATCTCTTATTTTATACTACTccattcgtttctaaatataagtatttttgtaTGTTTCACTAAaagattacatacggatgtatataaacatattttaaagtataaatttattcattttgcttcgtatgtagtcctctagtaaaatctctaaaaaaacttatatttaaaaacggagggagtactgttTATATTTCAATCTCTGCTAGCGGACACTGACGGGCCAAGTCATTTGTGTGATGTCTGTAATTTGTACCCACCAAGTTACATGGGCCGTAGCCCGTAGCAAAGAACAAACTGGCAAAGAGTATCGTCGGATGACGGGGTGTGGAAGACGAGAGCTCAGAGTCCGTCGtctccaaaaaaataaaaataaaataagcaAGAGCTCAGATCGGAGAAGATGGAAGGAGCCAAGGCAGCGGCGGGGCCGGCGGCGGGTGGGCGGCTGGAATCGGCGCTCCTCCACATCatgcagcaacaccaccaccagtcCCTCCGCCAGCGCCAACAAACCGGTAACAATAAACCGACGATGTATCCAAAATTCCTAATCCGCCGAGCAAATCCAATCTTCTCTTGCTGAACTATCTCACACGCAACGCGCCGCAGAGAGGGCGAAGAAGGACGCCCTGCGGAGCGCGGCGCGGGTCGCCGGTCATCTCGTGGAGGCCGTCGACGGCGGGGTGCAGGAGCTCTTCGTCAACGAGAAGCGCATCGAGCTCGAGGCCCGCGCGCTACTCGGGACCATCGCGCGGTACAGGAAGCAGAGCGACCAGTGGCTCGCCGCCACCAACGCGGTCAACTCGGTCCTCAAGGTGTGTATGCTCTGCTGCTGCCCTCCATTTCTCTCGTGTTCTTGTTTAATACGCACGTTTTGACATTATTATTACGGAGGTGTTTGTTTCAGAAATTGGTAACGCAAATGGTAACGAATTCAGATTGCGCTGGCAATGTAAACAGAATGAGGAGAAATGAACTTTGTTTGTTTTGTCAACGTAAATGGTATGCCTTTACGGAGTACAGTGTTTGGTTCGAGAAATTGGAGAAAATTTATCTGTACAACAACCCTTGCAAGCAGTGGGCTAAAATCCAAGAATAGAATCAATCAGGAACAAATCTAAGCAGGAGGCTGAGGTAGAGGCGAGGGAGCGTACACAATACAGTTCGCCGGTGAGTTTTTTCTGCTGCTTCGACTCTGCCACGCCCACGCAGTTCATGCACTAGCAGCCATCGTCCTTGCCGGAGCTCCTCTGTGGCTGGCCGTCGAGGTCCTCCTGCTGCATCTCGCTCCCCTTCTACCCTGAATCCTCCAACCTCCCTATGCCGGCTCTGTGCAGCTGCTGGTGCTCTCCGCCTCCCCACGGCCGCTGTGGCGTCCTCATGCACCGCCACCAGATTGAGCGACGCCGCAGCGTAGAGCCGCCCAGGTCCAACCGGGTCAGTTGCTGTCGCGTCCCATGTGACCACAGGCGCCTCAGCCTCCTGCCACACGTGTTGAAGATCTTGCCTATGTAGAGAgatcgaggggaagaagaggagtcCTTTCGCGAGGGGAAGAATGGGCTCAGTCTGGTATCGACTGCATCTTTGGTCCTTCAAATTGTTGGTCATGTCTACAATGGTCCCAAACTCACAAACTGATTCAATACAATCCTGGAACTTGCAAATACAGGCTCAGTACAGTCCTTAATCTCGGCAAGCTGGTCCTGTGCTACGACAACGCGTACGTGTGGTGTACGTCACGCCCGCCACGTCAGTATAGGGCCCAGGGCCAGCCGATTAACTGTCTCGCGGCGCCGATTCCCTCCCGAAATCCCTAACTCGAATCCCCACTTTCCCTCAGCATGGGCAGCAAGAGCGAGTTCTCCATCAATGGTGAGGGTGTCATCGGCTCCGCTCCTGTGGTCGCCGTCGGTGTCTCAAGCCGGAGCTTGCGCGCAGGAGGTATGGCTATGTGCCTCGCGCGCACGTTCGCTGTGGATGTGTTGCAGGCATGATAACGTCGACGTGTGCTGATGACGACGGCATTTGGGGATATGGCAGTGATGCAGTGATGCCGGCCGTACTTTTAGCTGCCATCGACCAGTGGTGGGTGCTCTGCCATCCGTGATGGTGATCCTGCTGCCTACCGTCGAGAGTTGGGCATCGACCTGACGCCCGTGCACAGAAACAGCCATGTTCTGGGCAAAGTTGAGCAGTGGCTAGTTCTGAACTTGTGAATGAATATCAGGCTATGTATTTGTCAGTATTATGCATGTCAGATTAGTGAACTTGATGGTCAGCTATTCCGTGAACTTGGTGGGCGCAGGTACCGGCCGGTCTTGTCGTCGATGATCGGCGAACGCCGCCACAACCTGATCGCAAAGTTTCAACTGCAATTGGAATAACTGAATATGCCCACAACTTGCGTCGGATGCCCGCAAACTACTCCTAAGCTGGCGTGTGTTTTTTTCCTGAGACAACCTAAACTGACGTGGCCGATGCGGTAAGCTGGGCATACGCGAGACGTACTCTAGCCGTAGCCCAGGACCGGTTTGACAACTTCGAGGACCAAACTGAGCCCGTATTTAAAAGTTTCAGGAGTGTATTAAATCGGTTTGTGAGTTTGGGGACCATTGTAGACATCGCCAACAACTTTAAGGACCAAAGATGCATTTTACTCGGGCGGTATCAGTCGAGAGTCGCCCTGGGATTCGTTTACGTGGTAGTATGTGATTACGTTCCAAAATAACCAAACACGGGTAAGGGTTTTAGATGACACTGTAATCAGATTACGGGCAAAACAACGTGAACCAAACACCCTGTGTTATTATTGTTACAAAATGGATTTGCCTAATCACATGTTTTGTTTCTCATTACCATGATATCCGTTGAAACATTATTATTATCCGCAAAATGGATgtatgattcttttttgctttgaaCCGATGATTCTTTTGTTCGGCATTACCCATGATATTCGTTGCGACAGTTCAATAGGGGATCCTAATTGACATAAATAATGTAGCTGACGATCCAAAATAAACAAAATTaatttggatcggagggagtatcttGTAATGTTTTCCTTACATAACCTTTGCCTGCAGTAAAACAAAATCCTACCCTTAAACTGAGTAGTGCACGAATCTAGAAAGGTGAAATGCCATAAATAGTTTTTTTAATCTGGTTGGCTCTTTTGCCCCAAAATTATCATCGGTGGATAACACTAAGCTCAAGATgataactactccctctgtaccacaaTACTTGTTGGGGAGAACTAATCTAGttcttcccaacaacatgtatttcggaacagagggagtagatacTTAATAAATTGAAAGGTGCAGTGCTGAACAAACCACATAATTGTTTTTCGCAGCTATGTGCACTCGTTATTCTAAAACATCCATTCATGATTGTTTTTATAGGAAATTGGAGACTTTGAAAACtggatgaagatcatggattTTGACTGTAAAAGTATAAATGCAGCCATTCGTAACATTCATCGGTCATGATTTTGTCCGGTGCCTGCAACTATAATGCTATGGAGCGTTTCTTCCTTTTTTATATATAGGAAATTTCTTGACCGAAAACTGGATGAAGATCATAGGTTGTGACTGTAAAGGTATCAATGTAGCCATCTGTAATATTTCTTAGTCACTATGATGCTACAAAGTGTTCGCCCTGTTCTCTTCTCCGTTGGATTTTTTTCCTAGTCGTGATCTCTCTGGTACAGAATCAATTAACCGGTGTGTTTCCGTTTCGAGAAAAAAAACTGGTGTGTTTGTACTCATTCAGAAAACCAACTCTTACCAACTTTTGTACTGGAATGCTACCTTGCATTCTCGAGTTCTCGATATTGATGATATACATATATTCTGAAATATATCCATTGCTCGTATTGCATCCATAAATGATTAAATATAAATAGAAGGTATGAATCTCATAAAGAATACTTCcttcgttccaaaataagtgacttaaaaatgactcaactttgtattaaagttagtacaaagtgactcaactttggcTTTGGTTTTACATGGTGGCACGAACGTCGCGGCAATGAAGACTATGTCAATCAGAGAAGGACTGGCTCTGGCAGAGGACCTTCATTTGCACGACATCATTATTGCTTTGCAAACCTGGGAGCTGATGGTTTGTAGGGGCCGATCCTAAGAGAGATTTCTGCTCTGGCCTCTTCTTTTAATTGTAAAATTACCTTTGAAGATAGAGAAGCTAATATAGATGTCAATAGACTAGTTAAGTTCTCGTACTCTTTGGATCAGGGGCGACATGCGTGGTTGCTCCACCCTCATGATCCTTTTTTATCCCACCGAATGTGAAGTTTGATTAATAAAGTTAGTGTTTTccatccaaaaaaaaaaaaagcttaTTCCTCAACAATGAAAGGGGTTTTAGAAGGTTAAATCAGGCCCTAGGTACGCCGATTCCTAAGAAGCATGACGCGCGCCATACTGCGCCTAAGATCGCTTTCAAATTGTTGGCATCAAGACTGAGCAGAAGAAGCATGGgtgttagagcaactctaacgGGGAGCAACTCTAACGGGGCGATCCATTTCGTCCGTCGCCGTCTGTTCGGATTTGCGCAGACAGAAAAAACGGTCCAACGCGTCGACCCAAACGTATATCCGTCCACTTTTTGTCCACCTGCCGACCCATTCTCGGCCCAATTTCGAGCCTGATTTGGGTCGGTGCGGACACAAAGCGGACACGGACGACGCCCGCTTTCTCGATCCTTGGTCCGCCATTCGGTGGCACATTGGTCGTCCTCCACCCCTACTGACAGCCCTGGCAGCTCGCCCTCGCCTCGCTCCTAACCTCGTTGCCGGCGCCGCCCAGTTCTGGTGCCTCCTCCCGTACCTCCCCAGCGCCTACCCACGCCGCCGGCCACATCGCCGCCCGGGCCACCGCAGCTTCCGTGACCCCAATCCGCCGTCGCCGGTCAGCTTCGCCATGCACGCCTGCAAGCTGTTCGACAGTTTGCCTCAAGGTATAAAATGGACTGCGTCGACGAGTTCTTTTTCCATAATGTTCTGTGCGACTCCGACGATGAGGAGATGCTGCTTGTCGTGTTGGTCCATGACCATCTTAATAGGCAGCGGTCGTTGTTCCGAGACTCGATTCCGAGGCATGTTCCGAcgttgaatcgcaaccgagagagcgGCCAGTTCCTTCtatggaaggactactttgacacAAGCAACCCGTTGTTCAAACATCAAAAATTCCAGCGTTGTTTCCGTATGTCTAGACGTGTTTTCAACCGGATTCGAGAGGGATTGGTCGGATACGATGATTAATTTgagtgcaaagaggatgccattggaaagattggcttctcatcttatcagaaatgcactgcaGTCATCCGGATGCTTGTTTACGGAGTACTCGGTGATCTTATCGATGAGTACATCCGTATGAGTGAGTCTACATGCCTAGAGTCGTTGTACAGATTCTTCAA
This region includes:
- the LOC123398448 gene encoding biogenesis of lysosome-related organelles complex 1 subunit 1 isoform X1 → MEGAKAAAGPAAGGRLESALLHIMQQHHHQSLRQRQQTERAKKDALRSAARVAGHLVEAVDGGVQELFVNEKRIELEARALLGTIARYRKQSDQWLAATNAVNSVLKTMSIREGLALAEDLHLHDIIIALQTWELMVCRGRS
- the LOC123398448 gene encoding biogenesis of lysosome-related organelles complex 1 subunit 1 isoform X2, with translation MEGAKAAAGPAAGGRLESALLHIMQQHHHQSLRQRQQTERAKKDALRSAARVAGHLVEAVDGGVQELFVNEKRIELEARALLGTIARYRKQSDQWLAATNAVNSVLKEIGDFENWMKIMDFDCKSINAAIRNIHRS